Proteins encoded by one window of Moorella humiferrea:
- a CDS encoding molybdopterin oxidoreductase family protein: MALSELQHGIANLFHEREDLAVDRWVATTCGYCGTGCGLYLGIKGGRAVAVKADPAAPVNKGHLCLKGLYEWKILDHPERATVPLRRRNGAMEPVIWEAALAEVAHRFREGLATGGPEAVGIYHGGQLTLEEYYAIHKLAKGVLGTPNIDANTRLCMASTVSGHIRSFGVDAPPGCYEDLDVSGLIFIFGANPAEMHPQLWQRILRNRKLNGARIMVADPRLTLPARAADLHLRLRCGSNIPLLYSLINVLIKEDMLDKDFIRRSTVGFEELAEAAAAFPPERAANLTGVPAADIVAAARLFGRSPSAVTVFCQGVNQSCQAVDTVTLINSLHLVTGKIGKPGSAPLSLTGQASSMSMREIGGGGSLPGFRNPENPEHRRQVADYWGIQVEKLPRRINDINRMLEMIEDGKLKVLWVIGTNPAVSLPDLGFSRRQLEKVFLIVQDIFYPMETAAYADIFLPAAGWGEKTGVVTNSERRLNLVRRAVAPPGDAWEDLAIVARVARYLGAEELFAWKGPEDAFRELRELTRGRPNDITGVDYALLERKGGVQWPCPEGGRETPRLYSDGVFPTRPEEAQGYGAFNNPEGRARLWAVPYVPPPEVPDEEFPFWLNTGRIIEHYHTRTKTKRIPELQALAPEAYVEINPRDAAQLQVVEGEMVRVVTRRGWVEVPARLTEVVAPGEVFIPFHFGDLDPGEGRKRRAANLLTGRFVDPLSGQPRAKAGACRIEKRVPGNGG, from the coding sequence GTGGCACTTTCAGAGTTGCAGCACGGAATAGCCAACCTGTTTCATGAACGGGAAGATTTGGCCGTAGATCGCTGGGTAGCTACAACCTGCGGCTACTGCGGTACCGGCTGCGGCCTCTACCTGGGGATTAAAGGTGGACGGGCGGTAGCGGTCAAGGCCGACCCTGCCGCGCCGGTAAATAAAGGCCACCTGTGCCTTAAAGGTCTTTATGAATGGAAGATATTGGATCACCCGGAGCGGGCGACGGTGCCCCTCCGGCGCCGGAATGGGGCGATGGAACCCGTCATCTGGGAAGCAGCCCTGGCCGAGGTGGCGCACCGCTTTCGGGAGGGCCTGGCCACCGGCGGGCCGGAGGCCGTGGGCATCTACCACGGTGGGCAGCTGACCCTGGAGGAATACTACGCCATCCACAAGCTGGCCAAAGGCGTCCTGGGAACGCCCAACATCGACGCCAACACCCGGCTGTGCATGGCTTCCACGGTAAGCGGCCATATCCGCTCCTTTGGTGTGGATGCCCCGCCCGGCTGTTACGAAGACCTGGATGTGAGCGGCCTCATTTTCATTTTCGGTGCCAACCCGGCGGAGATGCACCCCCAGCTATGGCAGCGGATTTTACGCAACCGTAAACTTAACGGGGCCAGAATCATGGTGGCCGACCCGCGCCTGACCCTGCCGGCCCGGGCGGCCGACCTCCACCTGCGTTTGCGCTGCGGTAGCAATATTCCCTTACTCTACAGCCTGATTAATGTTTTGATTAAGGAAGACATGCTGGATAAAGATTTTATCCGGCGTTCTACGGTGGGGTTTGAAGAACTGGCAGAAGCGGCCGCCGCCTTTCCACCGGAGCGGGCGGCAAATCTTACCGGCGTACCGGCGGCGGATATTGTGGCCGCCGCCCGCCTTTTCGGCCGTTCCCCAAGCGCCGTGACCGTATTCTGCCAGGGCGTCAACCAGAGCTGCCAGGCGGTCGATACGGTAACCCTGATTAACTCCCTACATCTTGTAACTGGTAAAATCGGCAAGCCGGGCTCGGCCCCCCTTTCCCTGACCGGCCAGGCATCGTCCATGAGCATGCGGGAAATCGGCGGGGGCGGTTCCCTGCCGGGTTTTCGCAATCCAGAGAATCCCGAGCACCGCCGCCAGGTGGCCGATTATTGGGGTATACAGGTAGAAAAGTTACCGCGCAGGATAAATGACATCAATCGTATGCTGGAGATGATAGAAGACGGGAAGCTTAAGGTCCTCTGGGTTATCGGCACCAACCCGGCCGTATCTTTACCGGATCTGGGTTTCAGCCGCCGCCAGCTGGAAAAGGTCTTTTTAATCGTCCAGGACATTTTTTATCCCATGGAGACGGCGGCCTATGCCGATATCTTCCTGCCCGCCGCGGGATGGGGGGAGAAAACGGGAGTAGTTACCAACTCGGAACGGCGCCTGAATCTGGTCCGCCGAGCCGTTGCTCCACCTGGAGATGCGTGGGAGGATTTGGCCATCGTCGCCCGGGTGGCCCGGTATCTGGGGGCGGAAGAATTATTTGCCTGGAAGGGGCCGGAAGACGCCTTTCGTGAGCTGCGGGAGCTGACCCGCGGCAGGCCCAATGATATTACGGGTGTGGACTATGCCCTGCTGGAAAGGAAGGGCGGCGTCCAGTGGCCCTGTCCGGAAGGCGGGCGGGAAACGCCGCGCCTTTACAGCGACGGCGTGTTTCCCACGCGGCCGGAAGAAGCCCAGGGTTACGGAGCATTCAATAATCCGGAGGGCCGAGCCCGCCTGTGGGCTGTTCCGTATGTACCACCGCCGGAGGTTCCTGACGAGGAGTTTCCCTTCTGGCTCAATACCGGCCGGATTATCGAGCATTACCATACCCGCACCAAGACCAAGCGCATACCGGAGTTGCAGGCCCTGGCCCCTGAAGCCTATGTCGAAATTAACCCCCGGGACGCGGCCCAATTGCAGGTGGTCGAAGGAGAGATGGTGCGGGTGGTAACCCGCCGGGGCTGGGTCGAAGTACCTGCCAGGCTTACTGAGGTTGTGGCACCGGGGGAAGTCTTTATACCCTTTCACTTCGGCGACCTGGACCCCGGTGAAGGGAGGAAACGTCGGGCGGCCAACCTTTTAACCGGACGGTTCGTCGATCCCCTTTCCGGCCAGCCCCGGGCCAAGGCAGGCGCCTGTCGGATTGAAAAGCGGGTTCCCGGAAATGGGGGGTAG
- a CDS encoding sigma 54-interacting transcriptional regulator: MAGNTGEFWAATFNTLHQGMIYVDAGGRIQVANPLAAAILGLAGRDLKGRRLPEIFPETRLAEVLTSGHPLLGTSFASGSANYRVDYFPDNRGGVVVLFTEHRPDAAQLHALNDLYAAILDDLPLYLAVVDRRGIIVSINQMYAELLGRRAEALVGLKIDEVLPFSRMSEVLAKGRPVVAFEASCVGKKLMLSEMPVKDAAGNLLGAVSKAVACEELAAAGIKDITRRLQVLEGKILFYQQELASLKGEQDAWQGILGTSPAMTQLKRLAARVARGDASVLITGESGTGKELLAQAIHRASPRCNEPLIKINCAAIPENLLEAELFGYEEGAFTGAARGGRPGKFELADGGTIFLDEIGDLPLSMQPKLLRVLQERAFERVGGRRTIKVDVRIIAATNQDLLALEAAGKFRRDLYYRLAVVNLTIPPLRERPEDIEVLTAAIIRRLNSRYGTDVRGLAPAVREFFYRYPWPGNVRELENVLEHAFNFLEPGEDIIRREHLPASMQQVRDGGAGLDLKEAVAEAEKAAIQRALAAAGGNKQEAARLLGIHPSGLYQKLKRYDIE; the protein is encoded by the coding sequence ATGGCCGGGAATACCGGGGAATTTTGGGCCGCAACCTTTAACACCCTGCACCAGGGGATGATTTACGTCGATGCCGGCGGCCGCATTCAAGTCGCCAACCCCCTGGCCGCCGCCATCCTGGGGCTGGCCGGGCGGGATCTAAAAGGCCGCCGCTTGCCGGAGATTTTTCCGGAGACGCGCCTGGCCGAGGTCTTAACCAGCGGCCATCCCCTCCTGGGAACTAGTTTTGCCTCCGGGTCCGCAAACTACCGCGTCGATTATTTTCCCGACAACCGCGGGGGCGTCGTCGTCCTTTTTACGGAACATCGACCGGATGCAGCGCAGCTTCACGCCCTTAATGACCTTTATGCCGCCATCCTTGATGATTTACCCCTGTATCTTGCGGTTGTGGACCGCCGGGGTATAATTGTAAGCATCAACCAGATGTATGCCGAACTCCTGGGGCGCCGGGCGGAGGCTCTTGTCGGACTAAAAATCGACGAGGTTTTGCCCTTCAGCCGTATGTCGGAGGTCCTGGCTAAGGGCCGGCCGGTAGTCGCCTTTGAAGCCAGTTGCGTGGGAAAGAAACTGATGTTGTCGGAAATGCCTGTCAAAGATGCGGCCGGCAACCTTTTAGGTGCGGTAAGCAAGGCCGTGGCCTGTGAGGAGCTGGCCGCTGCAGGCATAAAGGACATCACCCGCCGCCTGCAGGTTCTAGAGGGCAAAATCCTCTTTTATCAGCAGGAACTGGCCTCCCTTAAGGGTGAGCAGGACGCCTGGCAGGGCATCCTGGGGACCAGTCCGGCCATGACGCAGCTAAAAAGACTGGCGGCCCGGGTGGCCCGGGGCGACGCCAGCGTTTTAATCACCGGTGAGAGCGGTACCGGCAAAGAACTCCTGGCCCAGGCCATCCATCGGGCCAGCCCGCGCTGTAATGAACCCCTGATAAAGATCAACTGCGCCGCTATCCCGGAAAACCTGTTGGAGGCAGAGCTTTTCGGCTACGAAGAAGGCGCCTTTACCGGAGCGGCCCGGGGTGGGCGGCCGGGTAAGTTTGAACTGGCCGACGGCGGTACCATCTTCCTTGATGAAATCGGGGATTTGCCCTTAAGCATGCAGCCTAAACTCCTGCGCGTCTTGCAGGAGAGGGCCTTTGAACGGGTGGGCGGCCGCCGCACCATCAAGGTGGACGTGAGGATCATCGCCGCCACCAATCAGGACCTCCTGGCCCTGGAGGCGGCCGGCAAATTCCGACGCGACCTTTATTACCGCCTTGCAGTAGTAAACCTCACTATTCCACCCTTAAGGGAAAGGCCGGAGGACATCGAGGTTTTGACGGCGGCCATTATTCGGCGCCTTAACAGCCGCTACGGTACGGACGTCAGGGGTCTGGCGCCGGCGGTGCGGGAGTTCTTTTACCGCTATCCCTGGCCGGGTAATGTCCGCGAGCTGGAAAACGTTTTGGAGCATGCCTTTAATTTCCTGGAGCCCGGGGAAGACATTATCCGCCGCGAACACCTGCCGGCTTCGATGCAACAGGTCAGGGACGGCGGGGCCGGCCTGGATTTAAAGGAGGCCGTTGCCGAAGCAGAAAAGGCGGCCATTCAGAGGGCCCTGGCGGCCGCCGGGGGTAACAAGCAAGAAGCGGCAAGGCTTCTGGGAATTCACCCTTCCGGCCTGTATCAGAAATTAAAGCGTTATGATATAGAATAA